A single window of Vigna radiata var. radiata cultivar VC1973A chromosome 4, Vradiata_ver6, whole genome shotgun sequence DNA harbors:
- the LOC106758258 gene encoding uncharacterized protein C17orf53-like — MDAWEDLVYDDDVLESFLKKCDGSASLIPGPAGNVQATLLNRTISEHPKSTQEFANDVAQATFERDFNYNGWRWEEMFIQHHELVSDGKMENMNSLKEAKSSQVLPFVACIVKECKPNGLADMQLTIKDTTGTMKASLHKKVLQDPEYKDKIGIDSVMILNLVQCFGGYGRNYYLNIVHRNVVKVFAPDICSPTLDLVKATSKPTIRVPMWGENIRQVNEILRKFVPPTTEEPSLSTETNNH, encoded by the exons ATGGATGCATGGGAAGACCTTGTTTATGATGACGATGTGCTTGAATCTTTTCTGAAAAAATGTGATGGTTCTGCCTCGCTTATACCTGGTCCAGCAGGTAATGTTCAAGCTACTTTACTGAACAGGACAATTTCAGAACACCCAAAATCCACACAAGAATTTGCTAATGATGTTGCTCAAGCAACATTTGAAAGAGATTTCAACTATAATGGTTGGAGATGGGAAGAAATGTTTATTCAGCACCATG AACTAGTAAGTGATGGAAAAATGGAGAACATGAACTCCCTTAAAGAGGCAAAATCATCTCAGGTCCTTCCATTTGTTGCATGCATAGTGAAAGAATGCAAGCCAAATGGTTTGGCAGATATGCAGCTGACAATCAAG GATACAACAGGGACAATGAAGGCTTCATTGCACAAGAAAGTTCTTCAAGATCCtgaatataaagataaaattggaattgACTCTGTTATGATACTCAATCTT GTACAATGCTTCGGTGGCTATGGAAGAAACTACTATCTTAATATCGTCCATCGAAACGTGGTTAAAGTTTTTGCCCCTGACATTTGTTCTCCTACGCTAGACCTGGTCAAGGCAACATCTAAACCAACTATTCGCGTACCTATGTGGGGAGAAAACATTAGGCAGGTGAACGAGATCCTCAGGAAATTCGTTCCACCAACAACTGAGGAACCATCATTGTCCACAGAAACAAACAACCATTAG
- the LOC106758259 gene encoding protein FAR-RED IMPAIRED RESPONSE 1-like — MDNRTSNMSEVPECNVNIDDFGMIDSSTSNINEVSDCNVNLDEHTASGLEVDPTLHMCFDSMDDAKNFYKNYAIRCGFAVRTRTSKKDDYNNVIYLRLVCSREGKYVSSINPEVKTLPSQTNQCPAGITISKKDDKWFIRTVNLNHNHELCPNTSKLIPGNRKLSMQAKRTLEVNDEAEVRINKSYLCVMTDAGGYDSMDFIERDARNYISQHKRSLCKDGDGQALLRHFSAMKDLNKEFFYKIELDEGNRICSVFWADARSRAACEEFGDVVCFNTTYLTNKYDMPFMPFVGINHHGHSILLGCGLLSSEDTRSFVWLFQSWLRCISNKAPKGIITDQCRAMANAIEEVFSNTRHRWCLWHIMKKLLEKFSAYKEYNHIKSAINKLVYDCGCVADFESGWEALLSRHGLHQNEWLCTMYDERQKWVPCFLRNHFWAGMSITQRSEGMNAFFDGFINSSTTLQQFVAQYDNALRVKAQKEIQADFSSLNTTVGCGSQSPIERQFQQEYTHSKFEEVQMEFRSRMNCFIKETFKDNILNTYTVKEEWMGIICRHSLLVFGQEDVCSVPSKYVLRRWSKNIRRRHTLIRAAYINSNLEPTMQRYQSLCKTFYEIAEVACESEPVSNELEKELRLLRQKFGCSLMMTNNIVSDGGELRYDNAVPNFVPETVGEGVDLLVRNPVAVKRKGRPHTNRMKSAVEKRTKKGKSASTQKTSRTSVEECGTRLPNVGQTQDHLQFETQGYQCYEVSQQSNMNQSGFMSLLNAVHNNFDDNIV; from the exons ATGGATAACAGGACAAGTAATATGAGTGAAGTGCCTGAGTGTAATGTGAATATTGATGATTTTGGTATGATTGATAGTAGCACAAGTAATATTAATGAAGTATCTGACTGTAATGTCAATTTGGATGAGCATACTGCAAGTGGTTTGGAGGTGGACCCAACATTGCATATGTGCTTTGATTCCATGGATGACGCAAAAAACTTTTACAAAAACTATGCTATTAGATGTGGTTTTGCTGTCCGCACaagaacatcaaaaaaggatgACTACAACAATGTAATCTACCTAAGATTGGTGTGCTCTAGGGAAGGTAAATATGTTTCCTCAATCAATCCCGAAGTTAAAACACTTCCCAGTCAAACCAACCAATGTCCAGCTGGAATAACGATTTCAAAAAAGGACGACAAATGGTTTATAAGAACTGTTAACCTAAACCACAACCATGAACTATGCCCAAATACTTCAAAGTTAATTCCTGGCAATAGGAAATTGAGCATGCAAGCTAAACGCACTTTGGAGGTCAATGACGAAGCTGAAGTCCGGATTAATAAGAGTTACCTTTGTGTAATGACCGATGCAGGTGGATATGATAGCATGGACTTTATTGAGCGAGATGCTAGAAACTACATCAGTCAACACAAAAGATCCTTATGTAAGGATGGTGATGGACAAGCACTGTTACGACACTTTTCGGCAATGAAAGATTTAAACAAAGAgttcttttacaaaatagaGTTGGATGAAGGGAATAGAATTTGTTCTGTTTTTTGGGCAGATGCGAGAAGTAGAGCAGCTTGTGAAGAATTTGGAGATGTGGTGTGTTTCAACACAACTTATCTAACAAATAAGTACGATATGCCTTTTATGCCGTTTGTTGGAATAAATCATCATGGCCACTCCATATTACTTGGTTGTGGGTTGTTATCGTCGGAAGACACAAGGTCTTTTGTGTGGTTGTTTCAATCATGGTTGAGATGCATTAGTAATAAGGCCCCAAAAGGGATTATAACTGATCAATGTAGGGCAATGGCGAATGCCATTGAAGAAGTCTTTTCAAATACTAGGCATAGATGGTGTTTATGGCACATAATGAAGAAGTTGCTAGAAAAATTTAGCGCTTATAAAGAATATAATCATATCAAAAGTGCTATTAACAAGCTTGTGTATGACTGTGGTTGTGTAGCGGATTTTGAAAGTGGTTGGGAAGCTCTACTGAGCAGACATGGATTGCATCAGAATGAGTGGTTATGCACTATGTACGACGAGAGACAGAAATGGGTGCCTTGTTTCTTAAGGAATCATTTTTGGGCTGGCATGTCAATAACTCAGAGAAGTGAGGGGATGAATGCGTTTTTTGATGGATTTATAAATTCAAGCACAACCCTTCAACAATTTGTCGCACAATATGACAATGCCTTAAGAGTTAAAGCCCAAAAAGAAATCCAAGCCGATTTTTCCTCCCTTAACACCACGGTTGGATGTGGCAGTCAGTCACCGATAGAGAGACAATTTCAACAAGAGTACACACATTCAAAGTTTGAAGAAGTTCAAATGGAGTTTAGGTCAAGGATGAACTGTTTCATCAAAGAAACTTTTAAGGACAACATCTTAAACACTTATACAGTTAAAGAGGAGTGGAT GGGAATCATTTGCCGCCACTCCCTTTTGGTTTTTGGCCAGGAAGATGTTTGTAGTGTGCCATCAAAATACGTCCTTCGGAGGTGGAGCAAGAATATCAGGAGAAGACACACTTTGATCAGAGCAGCTTATATTAATTCCAATCTTGAACCAACCATGCAAAGATACCAGAGTTTGTGCAAAACATTCTACGAAATTGCTGAGGTTGCATGTGAGTCTGAACCTGTTTCTAATGAGTTGGAGAAAGAACTTCGATTGCTTCGTCAAAAATTTGGATGCAGTTTAATGATGACAAATAACATTGTCAGTGACGGAGGGGAATTGCGTTACGACAATGCGGTTCCCAATTTTGTACCCGAAACCGTTGGTGAAGGTGTTGATTTACTTGTCCGTAATCCTGTAGCAGTTAAACGGAAGGGCCGACCACACACCAATAGGATGAAGTCAGCTGTTGAGAAACGGactaaaaaagggaaaagtgcCTCCACTCAAAAGACTTCAAGAACATCCGTTGAAGAATGT GGGACAAGATTACCTAATGTAGGACAAACTCAGGACCACTTGCAATTTGAGACCCAAGGGTACCAATGCTACGAAGTATCTCAACAATCAAACATGAATCAAAGTGGATTTATGTCCTTGTTAAATGCTGTGCACAACAACTTTGATGACAACATTGTTTGA
- the LOC106758826 gene encoding uncharacterized protein LOC106758826 isoform X2, translated as MGGGTEEDSCSEENSLWFSSHSSFGIGDSMILQDESYKIERGSIYGDIDEESTNPFNVNLEVTEKIKPSNYLRCCCDELKIHKRDLKREKQNILRYKPGAWIEKVGGLERSDYDVPKTTCLLMVGPSGSGKSSLINRISKVLEDDKFAPPRAQESYNSYTENGTYFLQEYMMPRSSNSFCLYDTRSLSYNLDKDKDENIRMLKGWMTTGVRHGELVVRKTDSERLRKSLETKAHKNGYFSSETRKVNFVIYVVNGLLVLKAMKNAGALEAQYVETIVSTFNFPFLSFKDEKPVLVFTHGDLLSHTERAHVRGHLGRVLGIPPTKQIFDIPDCDCPVTVSAIVGMLRYSLAHADRNFPRKCIVEDKVHKVSLSVYMIMLILGIGVAIGFAQNTEVHVPHPKPRVLKSKPKIEWHKIRHIW; from the exons ATGGGTGGTG GTACAGAGGAAGATTCTTGCTCCGAGGAAAATTCTCTCTGGTTTTCTTCTCATTCCTCATTTGGTATCGG GGACAGTATGATCTTGCAGGATGAAAGCTACAAGATAGAAAGGGGGTCGATTTACGGTGATATTGATGAAGAAAGCACAAATCCTTTTAATGTTAATCTTGAAGTCACTGAAAAGATAAAACCTAGTAACTACCTACGATGTTGTTGTGATGAATTGAAGATTCATAAAAGGGATTTGAAGAGGGAGAAACAAAACATTTTGAG ATATAAGCCTGGAGCATGGATTGAGAAGGTTGGTGGCTTAGAGAGAAGTGATTATGATGTACCAAAGACAACATGCCTCTTAATGGTTGGTCCAAGTGGATCTGGGAAAAGTAGTCTCATAAATAGAATCTCTAAAGTGCTTGAGGATGATAAATTTGCACCACCAAGAGCACAAGAATCAT ATAACTCATATACAGAGAATGGAACATACTTCCTGCAGGAGTATATGATGCCAAGATCTTcaaattctttttgtttgtatGATACACGCAGTTTGTCATATAACTTGGACAAAGATAAAGATGAGAACATTAGAATGTTGAAGGGTTGGATGACAACAGGTGTCCGTCATGGAGAGCTTGTTGTCAG GAAAACAGATAGTGAGAGATTGAGGAAAAGTTTGGAGACCAAAGCTCACAAGAACGGTTACTTTTCCAGTGAGACaagaaaagttaattttgtaatatatgttGTTAATGGTCTTCTGGTTCTGAAAGCAATGAAGAATGCTGGTGCTTTGGAGGCACAGTACGTTGAAACAATTGTTTCTACTTTCAATTTCCCATTCCTATCATTTAAAG ATGAGAAACCAGTACTTGTTTTCACTCATGGGGATCTTCTTTCACACACTGAGCGTGCTCATGTACGTGGACATCTGGGAAGAGTATTGGGAATTCCACCCACCAAGCAAATATTTGACATCCCAG ATTGTGATTGTCCAGTAACTGTGTCTGCAATAGTTGGAATGCTACGATATAGTCTTGCACATGCTGACAGAAATTTTCCTCGGAAATGCATTGTTGAGGATAAG GTTCATAAAGTATCTCTGTCAGTATACATGATTATGCTGATTTTAGGAATAGGAGTGGCTATTGGCTTTGCACAAAATACAGAAGTACATGTTCCACATCCAAAACCAAGAGTTCTCAAGAGCAAGCCAAAGATAGAGTGGCATAAAATTAGGCACATATGGTAG
- the LOC106758826 gene encoding uncharacterized protein LOC106758826 isoform X1, giving the protein MGGGDYIVPHGTEEDSCSEENSLWFSSHSSFGIGDSMILQDESYKIERGSIYGDIDEESTNPFNVNLEVTEKIKPSNYLRCCCDELKIHKRDLKREKQNILRYKPGAWIEKVGGLERSDYDVPKTTCLLMVGPSGSGKSSLINRISKVLEDDKFAPPRAQESYNSYTENGTYFLQEYMMPRSSNSFCLYDTRSLSYNLDKDKDENIRMLKGWMTTGVRHGELVVRKTDSERLRKSLETKAHKNGYFSSETRKVNFVIYVVNGLLVLKAMKNAGALEAQYVETIVSTFNFPFLSFKDEKPVLVFTHGDLLSHTERAHVRGHLGRVLGIPPTKQIFDIPDCDCPVTVSAIVGMLRYSLAHADRNFPRKCIVEDKVHKVSLSVYMIMLILGIGVAIGFAQNTEVHVPHPKPRVLKSKPKIEWHKIRHIW; this is encoded by the exons ATGGGTGGTGGTGATTATATTGTTCCTCATG GTACAGAGGAAGATTCTTGCTCCGAGGAAAATTCTCTCTGGTTTTCTTCTCATTCCTCATTTGGTATCGG GGACAGTATGATCTTGCAGGATGAAAGCTACAAGATAGAAAGGGGGTCGATTTACGGTGATATTGATGAAGAAAGCACAAATCCTTTTAATGTTAATCTTGAAGTCACTGAAAAGATAAAACCTAGTAACTACCTACGATGTTGTTGTGATGAATTGAAGATTCATAAAAGGGATTTGAAGAGGGAGAAACAAAACATTTTGAG ATATAAGCCTGGAGCATGGATTGAGAAGGTTGGTGGCTTAGAGAGAAGTGATTATGATGTACCAAAGACAACATGCCTCTTAATGGTTGGTCCAAGTGGATCTGGGAAAAGTAGTCTCATAAATAGAATCTCTAAAGTGCTTGAGGATGATAAATTTGCACCACCAAGAGCACAAGAATCAT ATAACTCATATACAGAGAATGGAACATACTTCCTGCAGGAGTATATGATGCCAAGATCTTcaaattctttttgtttgtatGATACACGCAGTTTGTCATATAACTTGGACAAAGATAAAGATGAGAACATTAGAATGTTGAAGGGTTGGATGACAACAGGTGTCCGTCATGGAGAGCTTGTTGTCAG GAAAACAGATAGTGAGAGATTGAGGAAAAGTTTGGAGACCAAAGCTCACAAGAACGGTTACTTTTCCAGTGAGACaagaaaagttaattttgtaatatatgttGTTAATGGTCTTCTGGTTCTGAAAGCAATGAAGAATGCTGGTGCTTTGGAGGCACAGTACGTTGAAACAATTGTTTCTACTTTCAATTTCCCATTCCTATCATTTAAAG ATGAGAAACCAGTACTTGTTTTCACTCATGGGGATCTTCTTTCACACACTGAGCGTGCTCATGTACGTGGACATCTGGGAAGAGTATTGGGAATTCCACCCACCAAGCAAATATTTGACATCCCAG ATTGTGATTGTCCAGTAACTGTGTCTGCAATAGTTGGAATGCTACGATATAGTCTTGCACATGCTGACAGAAATTTTCCTCGGAAATGCATTGTTGAGGATAAG GTTCATAAAGTATCTCTGTCAGTATACATGATTATGCTGATTTTAGGAATAGGAGTGGCTATTGGCTTTGCACAAAATACAGAAGTACATGTTCCACATCCAAAACCAAGAGTTCTCAAGAGCAAGCCAAAGATAGAGTGGCATAAAATTAGGCACATATGGTAG
- the LOC106759526 gene encoding GTP cyclohydrolase 1 gives MGCLDDGRFAVEIENGVSNGCGEVGLGNDGGAIEEAVKVLLEGLGEDVNREGLRKTPLRVAKALSEGTRGYKQKVKDIVQGALFPEAGLDNRVGHAGGAGGLVIVRDLDLFSYCESCLLPFQVKCHVGYVPSGERVVGLSKLSRVADVFAKRLQEPQRLADEMCSALHQGIKPAGVAIVLQCTHIHFPDIESVFLDTNHEGWVKILVSSGSGDFENKSADVWNDFFSLLKFRGFSMDKIHFRGLSDPCWCPSQSSLSAKVSSKIGPVNPTMISAVASIIESLGEDPLRNELIGTPSRFVKWLMNFKNSKFDVKLNGFLRGGMDALNVNEGNNLNKKITSELNIPFWSQCEHHLLPFHGVVHIGYLISDGFNPIGKSLLQSIVHFYGFKLQVQERLTRQIAETISPLLGGDVIVVVEASHTCMISRGIEKYGSSTATIAVLGRFSTDTSARASFLQSIPSPTSTGEQ, from the exons ATGGGGTGTTTGGATGATGGGCGTTTCGCTGTTGAGATTGAAAATGGAGTGAGCAATGGTTGTGGTGAAGTGGGGTTAGGGAATGATGGTGGTGCCATTGAGGAGGCTGTGAAGGTTTTGTTGGAGGGTCTTGGGGAAGATGTGAACAGGGAAGGACTGAGAAAGACACCACTTCGTGTTGCCAAGGCCCTTAGTGAAGGAACCAGAG GGTACAAGCAAAAGGTGAAGGACATTGTTCAAGGTGCTTTGTTCCCTGAAGCTGGTCTAGATAATAGAGTTGGTCATGCAGGTGGAGCAGGTGGACTTGTGATTGTTAGAGATCTTGACCTGTTTTCTTATTGTGAGTCTTGCTTACTTCCATTCCAGGTCAAGTGTCATGTGGGTTATGTCCCCTCTGGTGAAAGAGTTGTTGGTTTGAGCAAGCTCTCACGTGTTGCTGATGTATTTGCAAAACGGCTTCAAGAGCCTCAACGTCTGGCAGATGAGATGTGTTCTGCTTTGCATCAGGGAATAAAGCCTGCAGGTGTCGCTATCGTACTTCAGTGTACACACATACACTTTCCAGACATAGAATCAGTCTTTCTGGACACAAACCACGAAGGATGGGTTAAGATACTTGTTTCCTCAGGTTCTGGGGATTTTGAGAACAAAAGTGCAGATGTATGGAACGATTTCTTTAGTCTTCTTAAGTTCAGAGGTTTCAGCATGGATAAAATTCACTTCAGAGGATTATCTGACCCATGCTGGTGTCCTTCTCAGTCTTCTCTCTCAGCCAAAGTTTCCTCCAAAATTGGACCAGTCAATCCTACAATGATCTCTGCTGTAGCTTCGATCATTGAATCTTTGGGAGAAGATCCTTTAAGGAACGAGCTAATAGGGACCCCAAGTAGATTTGTGAAATGGTTGATGAACTTTAAAAACAGTAAGTTTGATGTGAAGTTGAATGGTTTTCTTCGTGGTGGGATGGATGCTTTGAATGTAAATGAGGGGaataacttaaacaaaaaaataacctCTGAGCTGAATATACCCTTTTGGTCACAATGTGAGCATCATTTACTTCCATTTCATGGTGTTGTTCACATAGGATACCTCATATCTGACGGATTCAATCCTATTGGAAAATCACTTCTACAATCAATAGTACATTTTTATGGTTTCAAGCTTCAAGTTCAGGAAAGGCTTACCAGGCAGATAGCTGAAACCATTTCCCCACTGTTAGGTGGAGATGTGATTGTAGTTGTAGAGGCAAGTCACACATGTATGATCTCTAGGGGAATTGAGAAGTATGGAAGTAGTACGGCTACGATCGCCGTGTTAGGACGTTTTTCAACTGACACCTCTGCCAGAGCCTCATTCTTGCAGAGTATTCCAAGTCCTACATCAACTGGGGAGCAATGA